Proteins co-encoded in one Pocillopora verrucosa isolate sample1 chromosome 1, ASM3666991v2, whole genome shotgun sequence genomic window:
- the LOC131788855 gene encoding somatostatin receptor type 5-like, which translates to MPGNFSAHTSLYSSTSSFNVTLVILYATIVLVGLAGNSFVVTIVFKTRSMFTSTNILLANVAVADIVSLLWCPIPLIAGLCNMRISSEKAHYLCKFFTSYSVTCLTVSVTYQSLVVLAVERYHAIVKPFNNALMLTNDRMFYAILAIWIMAILCSLPGFIFSEYDEKLGRCLDPWTLEKAGTFRWIAILYLSASVLFSGALFYCYLQILRGIFVNKTVCSSEVASMRQSNLKEKRRLALISLTVTVAYHLCYLPFLMFELYIAFQSQQRILENYEELYKVYRVVGFIMYVNSMLNPFIYGFQSSNYRYNFKRLFFRGSTTIDISLASPNSRKNPPSTVFSAET; encoded by the coding sequence ATGCCAGGGAATTTCTCTGCTCATACAAGCCTCTACAGTTCAACATCATCTTTCAATGTGACGTTGGTTATACTTTATGCGACGATAGTGCTTGTAGGCTTGGCAGGGAACAGTTTTGTCGTCACCATTGTGTTCAAAACAAGATCTATGTTCACTTCGACAAATATTTTGCTGGCAAATGTTGCTGTTGCCGATATCGTGTCTCTGTTATGGTGTCCGATTCCTTTGATAGCGGGCCTTTGCAATATGCGAATATCTTCAGAAAAAGCACACTATCTGTGTAAATTTTTTACAAGCTACTCAGTTACCTGTTTGACTGTTTCAGTGACATATCAGAGTTTAGTGGTGTTGGCTGTGGAGAGGTACCATGCGATTGTTAAACCATTCAACAATGCACTGATGCTGACTAATGATCGTATGTTCTATGCTATTTTAGCTATCTGGATCATGGCGATCCTTTGCTCCCTGCCTGGATTTATTTTCAGCGAATACGATGAAAAGCTTGGAAGGTGCCTGGATCCTTGGACTCTTGAGAAAGCTGGTACGTTCAGGTGGATTGCTATCTTATATCTCTCTGCATCTGTTTTGTTCTCTGGCGCTTTGTTTTACTGCTACCTTCAAATTCTAAGGGGAATCTTCGTGAATAAAACTGTTTGTTCATCAGAGGTTGCCTCAATGAGGCAATCTAACTTGAAAGAGAAGCGAAGGCTTGCTCTAATTTCATTGACTGTAACTGTGGCATACCACTTGTGTTATCTGCCTTTCTTGATGTTTGAGCTGTACATAGCCTTTCAAAGTCAGCAGAGAATATTGGAGAACTACGAAGAACTCTATAAAGTGTATCGAGTTGTTGGGTTTATCATGTACGTGAACTCAATGCTAAATCCATTTATTTATGGCTTTCAGAGTTCGAATTACAGATATAATTTCAAAAGACTCTTTTTCAGAGGATCTACAACGATAGATATCAGTTTGGCTTCGCCGAATTCCAGGAAAAACCCACCTTCGACGGTGTTTTCAGCAGAAACGTGA